A single region of the Desulfobaculum xiamenense genome encodes:
- the dsrO gene encoding sulfate reduction electron transfer complex DsrMKJOP subunit DsrO, which produces MNNTRRNFLKVAGITALGVAAGAGTAAASYLPHYDHMTPKPERLHAKRWGMVIDTRKFHSAEDYKPLIEACHIEHNVPEFSGPKEIKWLWVDSYHHAFPMAHNEFMSEEVEHKPFPLLCNHCEEPPCVRVCPTQATFKREDGIVIMDMHRCIGCRFCMAGCPYGSRSFNFQDPRKGLKQENPKYPTRTKGVVEKCNFCAERLAEGKMPACVEASEGKVLFGDLGDPNSEVRRALAENFTIRRKPDLGTNPSVFYII; this is translated from the coding sequence ATGAACAACACCAGACGCAACTTCCTGAAGGTCGCGGGCATTACGGCCCTCGGCGTTGCTGCCGGCGCGGGTACCGCTGCCGCCAGCTATCTGCCGCACTACGACCACATGACTCCGAAGCCGGAGCGCCTGCACGCCAAGCGTTGGGGCATGGTTATCGATACTCGCAAGTTCCACTCCGCCGAGGACTACAAGCCTCTCATCGAGGCCTGTCACATCGAGCACAACGTGCCCGAGTTCTCCGGACCCAAGGAAATCAAGTGGCTGTGGGTAGACAGCTACCACCACGCCTTCCCCATGGCTCATAACGAGTTCATGTCGGAAGAGGTGGAGCACAAGCCCTTCCCGCTTCTGTGCAACCACTGCGAAGAGCCGCCCTGCGTGCGCGTGTGCCCCACTCAGGCCACCTTCAAGCGCGAAGACGGCATCGTCATCATGGACATGCACCGCTGCATCGGCTGCCGCTTCTGCATGGCCGGCTGCCCCTACGGTTCGCGCAGCTTCAACTTCCAGGACCCCCGCAAGGGCCTGAAGCAGGAGAATCCCAAGTACCCCACCCGCACCAAGGGTGTGGTCGAGAAGTGCAACTTCTGCGCCGAGCGCCTCGCCGAGGGCAAAATGCCCGCATGCGTCGAGGCCTCCGAGGGCAAGGTACTCTTCGGCGACCTGGGAGATCCCAATTCCGAGGTCAGGCGAGCCCTGGCGGAGAATTTCACCATCCGCCGCAAACCGGACCTGGGCACGAACCCCAGCGTCTTCTACATCATCTAA
- the dsrJ gene encoding sulfate reduction electron transfer complex DsrMKJOP subunit DsrJ: MYDGGKIIAGIIVFLGLMTFPFWYNVGQAAYKTPELQKPANAKQCIETAEWMKAEHMQLLNEWRDEVVRNGNRLYTSKQSGEHFEMSLQKTCMSCHTSKKEFCDKCHDAAAVAPYCWDCHIAPKEGM, encoded by the coding sequence ATGTATGACGGCGGAAAAATCATAGCCGGAATCATCGTATTTCTCGGCTTGATGACGTTCCCGTTCTGGTACAACGTTGGCCAGGCGGCGTATAAGACTCCCGAGTTGCAGAAGCCTGCCAACGCGAAGCAGTGCATCGAGACTGCGGAGTGGATGAAGGCGGAGCATATGCAGCTGCTCAACGAGTGGCGTGACGAAGTCGTGCGCAACGGCAATCGTCTCTACACCAGCAAGCAGAGCGGCGAACACTTCGAGATGAGCCTGCAGAAGACCTGCATGAGCTGCCACACCTCCAAGAAGGAGTTCTGTGACAAGTGCCATGACGCTGCGGCCGTTGCTCCCTACTGCTGGGACTGCCATATCGCTCCCAAGGAGGGTATGTAG
- the dsrK gene encoding sulfate reduction electron transfer complex DsrMKJOP subunit DsrK, protein MAWNVKPEELLQYDYKVPSKNWMDVPPEFHPGNWCYPGKPEIVNYLNDATHGKFPHAHQWVPTDEDWKLPENWREIVKKAFSERLDKYRSFKVFMDICVRCGACADKCHFYIGGGDPKNMPVLRAELLRSIYRGEFTLAGKLLGKLAGARKLEEDVIKEWFLYFYQCTECRRCSLFCPYGIDTAEITMMAREILHELGLNINWILEPAANSNRTGNHMGIQPHAYYDMMQFMVDDIEDITGVKVNCPVNEKGHEVLFITPSGDIFADPGTYTYMGYLMLFHEIGLDYTWSTYASEGGNFGLFTSDSMMKKLNAKMYAEAKRLGVKYIIGGECGHMWRVINQYMDTMNGPSPLETPVSPITGTRFENAASTGMIHITEFTADLMKHNKLKLDPSRNDHLRVTFHDSCNPARAMGLLDEPRYVIKNVCNNFFEMPEDTIREKTFCCAGGSGLNTDEFMEMRMRGGLPRGNALRYVQEKHDVNMLATICAIDRATLPPLANYWAPGVDVTGVHELVANALVMDGEKKRETNLRGEDLPNVE, encoded by the coding sequence ATGGCTTGGAATGTGAAACCAGAAGAACTTTTGCAGTACGACTACAAAGTTCCTTCAAAGAATTGGATGGATGTTCCGCCCGAGTTCCATCCGGGCAACTGGTGCTACCCCGGCAAGCCGGAGATCGTGAACTACCTGAACGACGCCACCCACGGTAAGTTCCCCCATGCCCACCAGTGGGTTCCCACTGACGAGGACTGGAAGCTGCCCGAGAACTGGCGCGAGATCGTCAAGAAGGCCTTCAGCGAGCGGCTCGACAAGTACCGCTCCTTCAAGGTGTTCATGGACATCTGTGTGCGCTGCGGTGCCTGCGCCGACAAGTGCCACTTCTACATCGGCGGCGGCGACCCCAAGAACATGCCCGTCCTGCGCGCCGAACTGCTGCGTTCCATCTACCGCGGCGAGTTCACCCTGGCCGGAAAGCTGCTCGGCAAGCTGGCCGGTGCCCGCAAGCTGGAAGAGGACGTCATCAAGGAGTGGTTCCTCTACTTCTACCAGTGCACCGAGTGTCGCCGGTGTTCGCTGTTCTGCCCCTACGGCATCGACACCGCCGAAATCACCATGATGGCGCGTGAGATCCTCCACGAGCTGGGCCTGAACATCAACTGGATCCTCGAACCGGCTGCGAATTCCAACCGCACCGGCAACCACATGGGCATCCAGCCTCATGCCTACTACGACATGATGCAGTTCATGGTGGACGACATCGAGGATATCACCGGCGTCAAGGTCAACTGCCCCGTGAACGAGAAGGGCCACGAGGTTCTCTTCATCACGCCGTCCGGCGACATCTTCGCCGACCCGGGCACCTACACCTACATGGGCTATCTCATGCTCTTCCATGAGATCGGGCTGGACTACACCTGGTCGACCTACGCCTCCGAAGGCGGCAACTTCGGCCTGTTCACCTCCGACTCCATGATGAAGAAGCTCAACGCCAAGATGTATGCCGAAGCCAAGCGCCTCGGCGTCAAGTACATCATCGGCGGCGAGTGCGGCCACATGTGGCGCGTCATCAACCAGTACATGGACACGATGAACGGTCCCTCTCCCCTCGAGACCCCGGTCAGCCCCATCACTGGTACCCGCTTCGAGAACGCTGCTTCCACCGGCATGATCCATATCACCGAGTTCACCGCCGACCTCATGAAGCACAACAAGCTGAAGCTCGACCCCAGTCGCAACGACCATCTGCGGGTCACCTTCCATGACTCCTGCAACCCCGCGCGCGCCATGGGCCTGCTCGACGAACCGCGCTACGTCATCAAGAACGTGTGCAACAACTTCTTCGAGATGCCCGAGGACACCATCCGTGAGAAGACCTTCTGCTGCGCTGGCGGCTCCGGTCTGAACACGGACGAGTTCATGGAGATGCGCATGCGTGGCGGCCTGCCTCGCGGCAACGCCCTGCGCTACGTGCAGGAGAAGCACGACGTGAACATGCTCGCCACCATCTGCGCCATCGACCGTGCGACCCTGCCGCCTCTGGCGAACTACTGGGCGCCCGGCGTGGACGTCACCGGCGTGCACGAACTCGTGGCCAACGCCCTTGTCATGGATGGCGAGAAGAAGCGCGAGACCAACCTGCGCGGCGAAGACCTGCCCAACGTGGAGTAA
- the dsrM gene encoding sulfate reduction electron transfer complex DsrMKJOP subunit DsrM — protein sequence MNALYSLFLVFALILIALLGAGAMGMHTLFGVIIPYLAIALFFAGIVTKVIGWAKSPVPFRIPTTGGQQLSHGWIKHDKYDNPTTGWQVFVRMVLEVLFFRSLFRNLAVQRFGSTEDGVDMKVRYASAKWLWLFALIFHYSFLIVFVRHFRLFTNPVPAFLTGIEWADGFLQLGAPTLYITDATLVLGVTLLLFRRVLLPQVRYISQVADFFPLFLILSVACSGILLRFFAKTDVMSIKEITMGLFSFNPPAAMPEVGVVFYVHLFLVCVLLAYFPMSKLMHMGGVFLSPTRNLANNNRAKRHINPWNDPTVKAHSYTDYENEFREKMIEAGLPVEKTLEQAETEAQ from the coding sequence ATGAACGCTTTGTATTCACTGTTCTTAGTCTTCGCGCTCATCCTGATCGCTCTGCTGGGTGCGGGGGCTATGGGAATGCATACCCTTTTCGGGGTTATCATTCCGTATTTGGCGATTGCGCTGTTCTTCGCAGGCATCGTCACCAAGGTTATCGGATGGGCGAAATCGCCCGTCCCGTTCCGTATCCCGACGACGGGCGGGCAGCAGCTCTCCCACGGCTGGATCAAGCACGATAAGTACGACAACCCCACCACCGGTTGGCAGGTCTTCGTGCGTATGGTGCTGGAAGTGCTTTTCTTCCGCTCCCTGTTCCGCAACCTCGCCGTGCAGCGCTTCGGCAGCACCGAGGACGGCGTGGACATGAAGGTCCGCTATGCCTCGGCCAAGTGGCTGTGGCTCTTTGCGCTGATCTTCCACTATTCGTTCCTCATCGTCTTCGTGCGCCACTTCCGCCTGTTCACCAATCCGGTCCCGGCCTTCCTGACCGGTATCGAATGGGCAGACGGCTTCCTTCAGCTCGGCGCGCCGACCCTCTACATCACCGACGCCACGCTGGTGCTCGGCGTGACGCTGCTGCTGTTCCGCCGCGTGCTGCTGCCGCAGGTGCGCTACATCTCCCAGGTGGCGGACTTCTTCCCGCTGTTCCTCATTCTGAGCGTCGCCTGCTCTGGCATCCTGCTTCGCTTCTTCGCCAAGACGGACGTCATGAGCATCAAGGAGATCACCATGGGGCTGTTCTCCTTCAATCCCCCGGCGGCTATGCCTGAGGTCGGCGTCGTGTTCTATGTCCATCTCTTCCTGGTGTGCGTGCTGCTCGCGTACTTCCCGATGAGCAAGCTCATGCACATGGGCGGCGTGTTCCTGAGCCCCACCAGGAACCTTGCCAACAACAACAGGGCAAAGCGCCACATCAATCCCTGGAACGATCCGACCGTGAAGGCCCACAGCTACACGGACTACGAGAACGAGTTCCGCGAGAAGATGATCGAGGCGGGCCTGCCCGTGGAAAAGACCCTCGAACAGGCTGAAACCGAGGCCCAGTAG
- a CDS encoding RsbRD N-terminal domain-containing protein: MKLAELLVARRDDVLDRWFDLIVKTYPGLSSIFLKKKHKWGNPVGVNIHAAIEGIYDELLKAEADERLAPYIDTVVRIRAVQDYTPSEATAILMLLKHVVRELVRNEVRESGEGYSPELVQDLWDFESKVDTVVLIAFDIYTKCREKLFELRLADSKQRFSGLLRRAGLVCDFSEWADKKQDDAPESGDG; the protein is encoded by the coding sequence ATGAAGCTTGCCGAATTGCTTGTGGCCCGGCGTGACGACGTCCTGGACAGATGGTTCGATCTGATCGTGAAGACCTATCCGGGGCTGAGTTCGATTTTTCTCAAAAAAAAGCACAAATGGGGCAACCCTGTCGGCGTGAACATCCATGCCGCCATCGAGGGTATCTACGACGAGCTGCTCAAGGCTGAGGCCGACGAGCGTCTTGCCCCCTACATCGACACTGTCGTGCGCATCCGCGCGGTACAGGATTACACGCCGTCCGAAGCGACGGCGATTTTGATGCTTCTCAAGCATGTCGTGCGCGAGCTGGTGCGAAATGAGGTGCGCGAGTCCGGCGAGGGCTATTCCCCCGAGCTGGTGCAGGACCTGTGGGACTTCGAGTCCAAGGTCGATACCGTGGTGCTCATCGCGTTCGACATCTACACGAAATGCCGTGAAAAACTCTTCGAGCTTCGCCTTGCGGACTCGAAGCAGCGTTTTTCTGGGCTCTTGAGGAGAGCCGGTCTGGTTTGCGACTTCTCGGAGTGGGCTGACAAAAAGCAGGACGATGCTCCGGAGTCCGGTGACGGGTAA
- a CDS encoding B12-binding domain-containing radical SAM protein, whose amino-acid sequence MSEKPKILLVYPYWLEDRTHTEDVVCVPIGLYWIAALLKENGFDVELRNWSDRKDDPESIRAELAAIAPDIVGLSIMQANRFGGLEIAEIARQVNPQVVNVFGGVGATTLWEFLLSTYAQVDCCIVGEGEYTMLELAQTVESGRRDFAAIAGLALRGVDGTPTRTSERERIRDLNTLPIPAKHFTYQHVSLTRGCPGHCTFCGSPSMWGPKVRFRSPEHFVDELEMLHERGVDFLYVSDDTFTFDRTRVLAVCAEIMRRGLRIEWAAISRVDRVDAEVLAAMRRAGCIQISYGVESGSQTIRDALNKNIRAEDVRRAFALTTSYGILARAYFIYGCPGETDATIDDTLALIRDIRPLIVHFFILSIFPGTALYERYKARTGATDAIWADEIEDIKHFETDDALDLDTVERFGTRLRETYYAWLPEFVDSIELVDDPEFAPMHADFLARLGMTFNHGDYASNLSVLDSPEIAERLYRRALSYHPDATASLDLGMIHQKRREYPESIRVLARGLMANPGHERLSMALAVSLMNCGDFEKALGLLAPMDDNPQALHYAAICHQHLGQHLEAETKRFRLAKIMEKAEQPAS is encoded by the coding sequence ATGTCCGAAAAACCGAAGATTCTTCTCGTCTACCCCTACTGGCTCGAAGACCGCACGCACACCGAGGATGTGGTCTGCGTCCCCATAGGTCTGTATTGGATAGCCGCACTGCTCAAGGAAAACGGCTTCGACGTCGAACTGCGCAACTGGTCCGATCGCAAGGACGACCCGGAATCCATCCGCGCCGAACTCGCGGCCATCGCACCGGACATCGTCGGCCTCTCCATCATGCAGGCGAACCGCTTCGGCGGGCTTGAGATAGCCGAAATCGCCCGTCAGGTGAACCCCCAAGTTGTAAATGTTTTCGGGGGCGTCGGCGCAACGACTCTTTGGGAGTTTCTGCTCTCCACCTACGCGCAGGTGGACTGCTGCATCGTGGGCGAGGGCGAGTACACCATGCTCGAACTTGCACAAACCGTCGAAAGCGGCCGCCGCGACTTCGCAGCCATAGCTGGCCTCGCCCTACGCGGAGTTGACGGCACCCCCACGCGCACCTCCGAACGCGAACGCATCCGCGACCTCAATACCCTGCCCATTCCCGCGAAGCATTTCACCTATCAGCACGTCTCGCTCACGCGCGGGTGCCCGGGCCACTGCACCTTCTGCGGCTCTCCCTCCATGTGGGGACCGAAGGTCCGCTTCCGCTCGCCCGAGCACTTCGTGGACGAGCTGGAAATGCTGCACGAGCGCGGCGTGGATTTCCTCTACGTCTCGGACGACACCTTCACCTTCGACCGCACGCGCGTGCTGGCCGTGTGCGCGGAGATCATGCGCCGCGGGCTTCGCATCGAGTGGGCGGCCATTTCCCGCGTGGACCGCGTGGACGCCGAGGTTCTCGCCGCCATGCGCAGGGCGGGCTGCATCCAGATCAGCTACGGCGTGGAATCCGGCTCGCAGACCATCCGCGACGCGCTGAACAAGAACATCCGCGCAGAAGACGTGCGCCGCGCCTTCGCGCTGACCACCAGCTACGGCATCCTCGCCCGCGCCTATTTCATCTACGGCTGTCCCGGCGAAACAGACGCCACCATCGATGACACCCTCGCCCTCATTCGCGACATCCGCCCCCTCATCGTCCACTTCTTCATCCTGTCCATCTTCCCCGGCACGGCGCTCTACGAGCGCTACAAGGCCCGGACCGGAGCCACGGACGCCATCTGGGCCGACGAGATCGAGGACATCAAGCACTTCGAGACAGACGACGCGCTGGACCTCGACACCGTGGAGCGCTTCGGCACCCGCCTGCGCGAGACCTACTACGCGTGGCTGCCGGAATTCGTGGACTCCATCGAGCTGGTGGACGATCCGGAATTCGCCCCGATGCACGCCGACTTCCTCGCGCGGCTGGGCATGACCTTCAACCATGGCGACTACGCGTCCAACCTGTCAGTGCTCGATTCCCCGGAAATCGCCGAACGCCTCTACCGCCGCGCCCTGAGCTACCACCCGGACGCCACGGCATCCCTCGACCTCGGCATGATCCATCAGAAACGACGCGAGTACCCGGAATCCATCCGTGTGCTGGCCCGGGGCCTCATGGCCAACCCTGGCCACGAGCGCCTGTCCATGGCCCTCGCCGTAAGCCTCATGAACTGCGGCGACTTCGAGAAGGCCCTCGGGCTGCTCGCCCCCATGGACGACAACCCGCAGGCCCTGCACTACGCCGCCATCTGCCACCAGCACCTCGGCCAGCATCTGGAGGCCGAGACCAAGCGCTTCCGCCTCGCCAAAATCATGGAGAAGGCGGAACAGCCCGCAAGCTGA
- the rbr gene encoding rubrerythrin — translation MKSIKGTRTEKNILTAFVGESQARNKYTYWASVAKKEGYVQISAIFAETADQEKEHAKRLFKLLEGGMVEVAGSFPAGVIGSTLDNLKAAAEGEQEEHEHMYPSFAVIAREEGFDDIAKIFESIAVAEKFHEERYRAMAANIENGTVFKKGGTTVWRCRNCGYIHEGTEAPGLCPACAHPQAHFEVCERNW, via the coding sequence ATGAAATCCATCAAGGGAACTCGTACCGAGAAGAACATCCTGACCGCATTCGTCGGTGAGTCTCAGGCCAGAAACAAGTACACCTACTGGGCCAGCGTGGCGAAGAAGGAAGGATACGTCCAGATTTCCGCCATCTTCGCGGAGACCGCCGATCAGGAGAAGGAACACGCCAAGCGCCTGTTCAAGCTGCTTGAGGGCGGCATGGTCGAGGTGGCCGGCTCCTTCCCGGCTGGTGTCATCGGTTCCACTCTCGACAACCTGAAGGCCGCGGCCGAGGGTGAGCAGGAAGAGCACGAGCACATGTACCCCTCCTTCGCGGTCATTGCCCGTGAGGAAGGCTTCGACGACATCGCGAAGATTTTCGAGTCCATCGCCGTTGCCGAGAAGTTCCACGAGGAGCGCTATCGCGCCATGGCCGCCAACATCGAGAACGGCACCGTTTTCAAGAAGGGCGGAACCACCGTGTGGCGTTGCCGCAACTGCGGCTACATCCACGAGGGCACCGAGGCCCCCGGCCTGTGTCCCGCATGCGCTCATCCGCAGGCCCATTTCGAGGTCTGTGAGCGCAACTGGTAG
- a CDS encoding Fur family transcriptional regulator: MANGPKRMTRQRMIILEELRKVTSHPTADELYELVRERLPRVSLGTVYRNLEVLSETGEILKLESAGSQKRFDGDTSEHYHVRCTCCGRVGDVDVSGDVALPDLANFRCEGFSLSRASLEFYGLCDDCRAAAARGECRMPETATDVRQ, from the coding sequence ATGGCAAACGGACCCAAGCGGATGACACGACAGCGGATGATCATCCTTGAGGAGCTTCGCAAGGTGACGTCCCACCCCACGGCCGACGAGCTGTACGAGCTGGTCAGGGAGCGTCTGCCCCGCGTGAGTCTTGGTACCGTGTACCGCAACCTTGAGGTGCTCTCGGAAACGGGAGAGATCCTCAAGCTCGAATCGGCGGGAAGCCAAAAGCGCTTCGACGGCGATACGAGCGAACATTACCATGTGCGGTGCACGTGCTGTGGCCGGGTGGGCGATGTGGACGTCAGCGGCGATGTGGCCCTGCCGGATCTCGCGAATTTCCGCTGCGAGGGCTTCTCGCTGTCGCGGGCGTCCCTCGAATTCTACGGACTCTGCGATGACTGCCGCGCGGCGGCCGCACGCGGCGAGTGCCGCATGCCCGAGACCGCGACCGACGTCCGTCAGTAA
- a CDS encoding FAD-dependent oxidoreductase yields the protein MVEADKQGQGNEWFIPEESREYLGQVFGDLRDPVDIEVFTRDGDNAPYNEATVNFCRDLGRLSEKVRVSFHACDSERAGELDVDRSPTVVLNPGRVRIRYLGAPLGEEARTFIETITLLSAGQSRLSETSRKLLAELAGERHVRVLVSPTCPYCPGQVLNAFRAAIERPDLVTAECIETAENMDLAEKYEAASLPRTVINETFFQKGLYPEERFVVELVALRSADELLREDTHANAPESASGTDEKVDVVIVGGGPAGLTAAIYLERSGLKSVVLEKGVVGGQVALTPEVENYPGFKRVGGIQLMELIADQARGYGLVKEGDPVAEIKVGKDIEVFTERTHYVARAVILATGATSRRLGVPGEDELFGRGVSVCASCDGWAYKGKDVVMVGGGSSALTEALHLHNMGVRVTLVHRREDFRAEKHLQKSVEREGIPVLLNTVVEEFVGDDKGLSAVRLRNVTDGTQSELAVHGAFVAIGWRPETALAQQIGVKTDQWGYINVDRGMRTNIPRVYACGDVIGGVQQIVTAVGEGATAALSVFEDISNPYWKRDEEP from the coding sequence TGGTCGAGGCTGACAAGCAGGGTCAGGGCAACGAGTGGTTCATTCCGGAAGAGAGCAGGGAATACCTCGGGCAGGTCTTCGGGGACCTTCGCGATCCCGTGGACATCGAGGTCTTCACGCGCGATGGCGACAACGCGCCCTACAACGAGGCGACGGTCAATTTCTGCCGTGATCTTGGACGGCTCTCGGAGAAGGTGCGGGTTTCCTTCCACGCGTGCGACAGCGAACGCGCGGGAGAACTGGACGTTGATCGCTCCCCGACGGTGGTCCTCAATCCCGGCCGGGTGCGCATCCGCTATCTGGGCGCTCCGCTTGGCGAGGAGGCGCGGACCTTCATTGAGACGATCACGCTGCTCTCCGCCGGGCAGAGCCGCCTGTCGGAGACGTCGCGCAAGCTTCTCGCCGAATTGGCCGGGGAGCGGCACGTGCGCGTGCTCGTCAGCCCCACCTGTCCCTACTGCCCCGGTCAGGTGCTCAACGCCTTTAGGGCGGCCATCGAGCGTCCGGACCTCGTCACCGCCGAATGCATCGAGACGGCGGAAAACATGGACCTCGCCGAAAAATACGAAGCCGCATCCCTGCCGCGCACGGTCATCAACGAGACCTTTTTCCAGAAGGGGCTGTATCCCGAGGAACGCTTCGTGGTGGAACTCGTTGCCCTTCGCAGCGCGGATGAACTGCTGCGCGAGGACACCCACGCCAACGCGCCGGAATCGGCCAGCGGCACGGACGAGAAGGTTGATGTGGTCATCGTCGGCGGCGGTCCGGCGGGCCTGACGGCGGCCATTTATCTGGAGCGCTCCGGCCTGAAGAGCGTGGTGCTGGAGAAGGGTGTGGTCGGCGGGCAGGTGGCCCTGACACCGGAAGTGGAGAACTATCCGGGATTCAAGCGTGTCGGCGGCATCCAGCTTATGGAACTCATCGCCGATCAGGCGCGTGGGTATGGGTTGGTCAAGGAGGGGGACCCCGTCGCCGAGATTAAGGTCGGCAAGGACATCGAAGTCTTCACCGAGCGGACGCATTATGTGGCGCGGGCAGTGATTTTGGCCACGGGCGCCACGTCGCGCCGCCTTGGTGTTCCCGGCGAGGACGAGCTGTTCGGGCGGGGCGTTTCCGTGTGCGCCAGTTGCGACGGTTGGGCCTACAAGGGCAAGGATGTGGTCATGGTCGGCGGCGGCAGCTCCGCGCTGACCGAGGCGCTGCATCTCCACAATATGGGCGTGCGCGTGACCCTCGTCCACCGTCGGGAGGATTTCCGGGCCGAGAAGCATCTTCAGAAGAGTGTGGAGCGCGAGGGCATCCCCGTGCTACTCAATACGGTTGTCGAGGAGTTCGTGGGCGACGACAAGGGGCTTTCCGCCGTGCGCCTGCGCAATGTCACCGATGGCACGCAGAGTGAGCTTGCCGTACATGGCGCATTCGTGGCCATCGGCTGGCGGCCCGAGACGGCCCTTGCCCAGCAGATCGGCGTCAAGACTGACCAGTGGGGCTACATCAATGTCGATCGGGGCATGCGCACCAACATCCCGCGCGTCTACGCCTGTGGCGACGTCATTGGCGGCGTGCAGCAGATCGTCACCGCCGTGGGCGAGGGGGCCACGGCGGCGCTGTCGGTCTTCGAGGACATTTCCAATCCCTACTGGAAACGCGACGAGGAGCCGTAG